CCACCTTCTGCACCAGGCATTCGGTGCGGCTGCGGTATTCGATGAGGTCGGCGATGGTGCCGATCTTGATGCCGTGCTCGGCCGCGAAGAGCTGCAGGTCGGGCAGGCGGGCCATGGTGCCGTCGTCTTTCATGACCTCGCAGATCACGGCGGCGGGCGTGCAGCCGGCCATGGCGGCCAGGTCGCAGCCGGCTTCGGTGTGGCCGGCGCGCATGAGCACGCCGCCCTCGACGGCCTGCAGCGGGAAGATGTGGCCGGGCTGCACCAGGTCGCTGGCCTTGGCATTGGGCGCCACGGCGGCCTGCACGGTGCGCGCGCGGTCGGCGGCCGAGATGCCGGTGGTCACGCCCTCGGCGGCCTCGATGGAGGCCGTGAAGGCCGTGCCCATCTTGGTGCCGTTGCGCGGCACCATGGGCGGCAGGTTCAGGCGCTCGCAGCGCTCCTTGGTGAGCGTGAGGCAGATCAGGCCGCGGCCGTAGCGCGCCATGAAGTTGATGGCTTCGGGCGTGACGTGGTCGGCCGCGAGCACGAGGTCGCCTTCGTTCTCGCGGTCTTCCTCGTCGACCAGGATCACCATGCGCCCGGCGCGGATGTCGGCCACGATGGCCTCGACGGGTGAAATGGCCACGGGGGTCAGGATCTGTTCGGGTGCGTTCATGTGGGCTCCTGGGTGGGGGCCAGCACGCCAGCCGAGAGCATGCGCTCGACGTAACGGGCCACGGTGTCGATTTCGAGGTTCACGGTGCTGCCGGCGGCGAGGTCGCCGAGCGTGGTGTGCTGCACCGTGTGGGGAATGAGGTTGATGCTGAACCCGCAGCCCTCGGGCTGATCGTCCACGCGGTTGACGGTGAGGCTCACGCCATTGACCGTGATCGAGCCCTTGTAGGCCAGGTACTTGCCGAGTTCGGCCGGGGCGCGCACGCGCAGCTCCCAGCTCTCGCCCACGGGCGCGAAATGGGTCACGGTGCCGATGCCGTCCACGTGCCCGGACACGATGTGCCCGCCCAGGCGGTCGTGCGCGCGCAGGGCCTTTTCGAGGTTGACGCGCGGGCCGACCGCGCCCAGGCCGGTGGTGCGGGCCAGCGATTCGGCGGAGATGTCGATGGTGAAGCGGTGCGCCGGCAGGTCGAGCGAGGTGACCGTCATGCAGGCGCCGTTGAGCGCGATGCTGTCGCCCAGACCGACGTCGTCGAGATAGCCCGGTGGCGCTTCGATGGTGAGGCGCCGCCCGTGCTGCAAAGAACCGCCCAGCGCATGGGAGTCGGCGATGCGCCCCACGCCGGTGATGATGCCGGTGAACATGCCGGCATTTTCGCAGGGTTTGGACGACCGCCCGGCGGATCGCTCGACAGCCCCCGGGCGGGCAGGGGTCAGCCGCCCTTGAAGCAGGCGGGCAGCGACGTGCCTGCGGCTGCGTTGAGCAGGCGGCGCGCCCCGGTGTGGGTGAGTTCGAGATCGCCGCAGCGGTCGTCGGCCATGCCGCCGGTGCGCAGCGCGCGCAGCGTATAGGCCTGGGCCGCGGTGAGCGTGGCCACCACCGCGTTGTTCTCGACCAGCACGATCCGGTAGGCCGCTTCGCCCTCGCGCGGCGTCTGCTGCAGGCTGGCGGGCAGGCTCGCGCCCGCGTGCGTGTCCATGCTGCTGTAGCGCCGGCGCAGGAACTGGCTGGCCTCTTCGAGCGCGCGCTGGGCATCGGCGCGCCGGCTGGCGCGAACGTGCTCGGCGTAGCTCGGGTAGGCGATCGTGGCGAGGATGGCGATGATCGCGCAGGTGATCATCAGCTCGAGCAGGGTGAAGCCGCGATGGCGGCGGCCGGGCGCGCGCGGGCGGCTCATTGCGGCAGCCTCGTGAGCGTGTACTGCTGGCGGCTCCAGCGGCCGGGGCAGTTGACGCCGCTGTCGAGGGCCCCACCCAGGCCGACGATGCTCCAGCGCCCGCCAAGGCAGGACGTGTTCTCGGGCGGCGCTTCGCCGTCCCGGCCGGCCACACGGGTCAGGCCCTTTTGGGCGGCGCTCATTTCCGACGGGGTCAGCCGGTTGACGAAGCCGCTGCCGCGACCGAAGCCGCCGGTGGTGGAGAACACCGCGGACACCGCGTCGAGCCGCCCGTCGTGGTCGACGTCGAAGGCCGGCTTGCCTTCGCCATCGAGGGCGTTGAAGACATACACCGCGCTGAGCGGCGTTGCCGGGGTCTCGCAGTTCTCGGCGCCGGCGCTGTTCTGGTTGATCACCACCGTGGTCAGCACCACGCTCGAGCCCGCATTCACCACCGGGGCGATCGAGCGTTCGCCGGCATAGCGCCCGCCGAGCATGAACTTCCAGCCGCGGTAGGCGGGCGGGTGGGCGGTCCAGTCGATCTTGCGGCGCGTGAGCCGGTAGAAGCGGTTGCCGCCCACCTCGGCCTGTTGCTCCAGCATGTCCTGCTGCAGCAGTTGATCGGCGGTCACGGGCACGAAGGCCGGGTCTGGCGTGCCGTCCTGGCGCGAGGTGGGATCCCAGATGCCGTAGACGCTTTCGCGCTGCGCGGTGTCGCCCGGGTCGCTGTCGTCGAGCAGCATGCCGGTGCCCACCACGACGATGGTGCCGCCCCCGGGGTGGGCCTGCCACGCGGGGGCACCGTAGATGGGGCGGTGGTGTTCGGTCGTGAACAGCGGTTGGCCATAAGCCACCTTCCAGTTGGCCGGCGCGCCGCGCAGGTCGAAGCGCCACAGGTGGCCGTTGGCGTCGCCGGCGTAGGCGGCGACGACGCGCCAGCGGGCGTCGCGCACCAGGGTCACGCCGCCCAGACCGCGTCCCGCCGGGTACGCCGCAGGCAGGGCGATCGTGCGGATCACCGCGCCGGTCAGGGCGTTGAGCACGACGAGCCCGTGCCGGCCGCCGTCGGCCTGGCCGTTGTAATGGCCGCTGCTGAGAACCACGACCCAGTCGCCCGAGTCGGTCTGGCCGCTGCGTGCAGGGGTGGTCATGTGGCCGCTGGCAAAGGGTGTGTTGTCACCGTCGTTGGTCGTGTCCATGACGTCGGGCCCGGTTTCCCACAGGAAGTTGGCGGCCGTGAGCGGGTCGGTGTCCGGTGCGTCCTTCGGGGCCCGCAGGCCGTAGACCAGGCGTTCGCCGCGGCCACCGCTGCCCACCACGAGCGGGATCCAAGAACGGCCGTCGTAGACGTCGTTGAGGGACAGCGGGCCGTCGAGCACGTAGCGGAACCCGCGGTCGCTGTCGGCCTGGTCGAGTAGCCGCTTCATGCTGCGCCGGGGCATGTAGGCGGCCCGCTCGCTGCCTTGGGCGGCGTCGAGGGCGTGCACCACGCCGGCGTTGGTCGCCACGAACAGGGTGTCGCTCAGCGGGCCGGTTTGCGCGAGAAAGCCGGCGTAGGCGGTTTTGCCGCTCACCGTGCTGGCGGGATCGTCGTAGCCCAGGTGCTGGGCCGCGCTCTGAAGCACCGGCGGGCTGTTGACGATCGCGCCCATGCGCGAGCTGCCGCGCAAGCGGTACAGCTGGTTCGCCGTGTCGACCACCGGGTCCTTGCCGCGCAGGTAGTCGACGAAGCCCGGGCCGCCGGGCAGGTAGGCGGCGCGGGCGCCCGCCTGCAGATAGGCCCGGATGCCCGCGGGCAGGTTGGTCAAGGCGCCTTTGAATTCGAAGCCGCTGCCGTTGTCGTCGAGGCTGTAGACCTTGCGCTGATCGGGCGGGGGCAGCATGGCCTGGGCCGACCAGTAGGTGGTGCTCGCGGGGCTGAGCGCCTGGCCGCTCGCGTTCTGGTCGAGCAGCAGCGGCTCTCCCTTCGCGTCGAGTCGCATGGCGGTGACGTCGCCGGCGTTGTCGTTGGTCCGGTACGTGACGCCGTACCTCAGGCGCGTGGCCAGGGAGCCTTCGACCGAGCCTGCGGACGTGGTGCCCAAGGCGATGCCCGCGTCGTTGCCCGAGGCGTTCAGGATGTCCGCCAGGATGGCGTTGAACACGGTCAGCAGGTCTTCGGTCTTGTATATGCTGAAGCTGCGCGCGCCGCCCGTGTAGCCGGCCTGGATGAAGTCGTCGATGTGGGCGGGCGGCAGGTCGGCCGCGGTGTTGGTGACGGTGGGCCAGCTCGGGGGCGTGGCGGTGCCCGGGTTCTGCAGGAATTGCGCCCGGTACTGGTCGATCTGCTCGAAGGTGAGGCCGCTGGTGGCGAGCGAACCGTCGAGCCGTCGCATCTTGCCCGAGGGTTGCACCATGTAGCCCACGGTGTAGGTGGTCATGTTCTGCCAGAACGTGGGCTTGCCCGGCTGCGTGGGCACCTCGTTGGCGAGGTTCGGGCGCAGGTCTTCGTTCCAGTGGTAGTGCGCCGTCAGGTCGGCGAGCGTGCCGCTGGAGACCCCCGGGTAGGGGATGTAGAGGCCGCGCGGGCTGGCCGAGCCTTTGGGGTCGTAGGCCAGCGCAGGCGGGGGCAGGCCATTGCGGCCAGTGCCGGTGAAGGTCTTGCCGGCCTGGCTGTCGTCGTCGCTGCCCCCGTTCGTGGCGGTGCCGTTGGACCAGCCGCCATCGGACAGCACGAGGTTGTAGGCCCGGCGGCAACCCATCTCGGGGTTGGCCGCGCCGGCGGGCTTGCCGGGGTCGCGCGCCCAGGGGTTTTCCAAGGCGTCGGACGGGACGCGCAGGTAGCCGGCGACCTTGTCGAGCGCGTTGTGCAGCGGCGTGCCGCCGAAGGGGGTGCTGAAGTACAGCCAGTCGTACAAGGCCTGGTTGTCGGCCGACCCGGTTTGCCAGTCGCGCGCGCCGCGCAGGACCTTGGGCTTGTCCACCGTGACGCCGGGCCGAAGGCCGATCGCCGATCCGAGGTCGTTGATCGGCAGGTAACCGATGCGGACCTGCCGGTCGAGGCGCTTGTCGCTCAGTGCCAGACCCAGGGCCGTGGCGGCGGCCGACATGCGGTCGCGGTGGTAACGGAACCAGGTCAGGATGTTGGCGGTTTCCTGGGCCGTGGTGCAGCTCGCGGGACCGCAATCGCTGCGGTGGTGGTCGACCGGCAGGGGAATGCTGGCCGACGAGCCGTAGACCACGTCGACGGTGGTGCCCGCGTCGCAGAATTGCCCGCCGATGTTCCTGGCGAGATCGGGCCGGTTCAAGGGCACGCCCTTGAAGCCCAGCCTGCTGCACACCACGTAGCTGAAGACCGGCGGGGCGCCGGTGCGAACGTCGGCCGCCGTGAGCTTGACGTGCCGGGGCACATAGGCGCTGATGGCGCCGTTGGTGAAGGCGCTCCAGAACTGCGTGCTGTCCTGGAGCTGCGCGAGGTCGTAGGTCGGGCGGGGCAGTTCGTCGCTTCGCACCACCAGCGCAGGCGTGTCGCGCAGGGACTCGCGCGAGGGCGCGAACAGGTAGCGCGAATAGCCCACGCTGTCCTGGTTGCTGACGAACACGAGCCCGTCGTTGACGGGCACCGGCTGGCCCAGGGCGTCCACGCGGGGGCGGTAGGTGACGCGCGGGTTGTAGTACAGCGGGTTGGCTT
This is a stretch of genomic DNA from Hydrogenophaga crocea. It encodes these proteins:
- the ribBA gene encoding bifunctional 3,4-dihydroxy-2-butanone-4-phosphate synthase/GTP cyclohydrolase II encodes the protein MNAPEQILTPVAISPVEAIVADIRAGRMVILVDEEDRENEGDLVLAADHVTPEAINFMARYGRGLICLTLTKERCERLNLPPMVPRNGTKMGTAFTASIEAAEGVTTGISAADRARTVQAAVAPNAKASDLVQPGHIFPLQAVEGGVLMRAGHTEAGCDLAAMAGCTPAAVICEVMKDDGTMARLPDLQLFAAEHGIKIGTIADLIEYRSRTECLVQKVGARALNTAFGEFTAHAFRDQPSGAVHLALVKGQWGPQDVVPVRVHEPLSVLDALEVGRSMHSWSLEQSLRFLADKGRGVAVLLNCGESAEQLLAQFEGTARAAQAPERGRMDLRTYGVGAQILRECGVARMELMGNPRRMPSMQGHGLEIVGFIGRPN
- a CDS encoding riboflavin synthase is translated as MFTGIITGVGRIADSHALGGSLQHGRRLTIEAPPGYLDDVGLGDSIALNGACMTVTSLDLPAHRFTIDISAESLARTTGLGAVGPRVNLEKALRAHDRLGGHIVSGHVDGIGTVTHFAPVGESWELRVRAPAELGKYLAYKGSITVNGVSLTVNRVDDQPEGCGFSINLIPHTVQHTTLGDLAAGSTVNLEIDTVARYVERMLSAGVLAPTQEPT
- a CDS encoding type IV pilin protein; the encoded protein is MSRPRAPGRRHRGFTLLELMITCAIIAILATIAYPSYAEHVRASRRADAQRALEEASQFLRRRYSSMDTHAGASLPASLQQTPREGEAAYRIVLVENNAVVATLTAAQAYTLRALRTGGMADDRCGDLELTHTGARRLLNAAAGTSLPACFKGG
- a CDS encoding pilus assembly protein; the protein is MSELNAPRPPRFRHGLHGLIALLPLLLIGAAARAQPAEHPLMVGAVGAKPILMVTLDNSGSMAFPMQDDYNITQQDYGSGGQIVHGGYWQAMRSSEANPLYYNPRVTYRPRVDALGQPVPVNDGLVFVSNQDSVGYSRYLFAPSRESLRDTPALVVRSDELPRPTYDLAQLQDSTQFWSAFTNGAISAYVPRHVKLTAADVRTGAPPVFSYVVCSRLGFKGVPLNRPDLARNIGGQFCDAGTTVDVVYGSSASIPLPVDHHRSDCGPASCTTAQETANILTWFRYHRDRMSAAATALGLALSDKRLDRQVRIGYLPINDLGSAIGLRPGVTVDKPKVLRGARDWQTGSADNQALYDWLYFSTPFGGTPLHNALDKVAGYLRVPSDALENPWARDPGKPAGAANPEMGCRRAYNLVLSDGGWSNGTATNGGSDDDSQAGKTFTGTGRNGLPPPALAYDPKGSASPRGLYIPYPGVSSGTLADLTAHYHWNEDLRPNLANEVPTQPGKPTFWQNMTTYTVGYMVQPSGKMRRLDGSLATSGLTFEQIDQYRAQFLQNPGTATPPSWPTVTNTAADLPPAHIDDFIQAGYTGGARSFSIYKTEDLLTVFNAILADILNASGNDAGIALGTTSAGSVEGSLATRLRYGVTYRTNDNAGDVTAMRLDAKGEPLLLDQNASGQALSPASTTYWSAQAMLPPPDQRKVYSLDDNGSGFEFKGALTNLPAGIRAYLQAGARAAYLPGGPGFVDYLRGKDPVVDTANQLYRLRGSSRMGAIVNSPPVLQSAAQHLGYDDPASTVSGKTAYAGFLAQTGPLSDTLFVATNAGVVHALDAAQGSERAAYMPRRSMKRLLDQADSDRGFRYVLDGPLSLNDVYDGRSWIPLVVGSGGRGERLVYGLRAPKDAPDTDPLTAANFLWETGPDVMDTTNDGDNTPFASGHMTTPARSGQTDSGDWVVVLSSGHYNGQADGGRHGLVVLNALTGAVIRTIALPAAYPAGRGLGGVTLVRDARWRVVAAYAGDANGHLWRFDLRGAPANWKVAYGQPLFTTEHHRPIYGAPAWQAHPGGGTIVVVGTGMLLDDSDPGDTAQRESVYGIWDPTSRQDGTPDPAFVPVTADQLLQQDMLEQQAEVGGNRFYRLTRRKIDWTAHPPAYRGWKFMLGGRYAGERSIAPVVNAGSSVVLTTVVINQNSAGAENCETPATPLSAVYVFNALDGEGKPAFDVDHDGRLDAVSAVFSTTGGFGRGSGFVNRLTPSEMSAAQKGLTRVAGRDGEAPPENTSCLGGRWSIVGLGGALDSGVNCPGRWSRQQYTLTRLPQ